The Salegentibacter sp. Hel_I_6 region TGCTACTGGTTATTTTCCTAACCTACCTCGAGGCTACAGAACCGGAACCCGTAAACTGGACGCCAAGTTATATGAGTGACGATAAAATCCCACTGGGAAGTTTCGTTTTTTATGAAAGCTGGAAAAATACTGAAAACTATGAATTCGAAGAAATTAATATTCCGCCTTTTGAAAAACTAGCTGACAGCCTGGGCAATGGCACATATTTTTTCCTGAATAATTCAGTAGGTTTTGATCCAGATGAACTGGATAAAATACTGGAATGGGTTGCTGATGGAAATCAACTTTTTATTTCTGCCAGGGGTATTAGTGCAGGATTATTAGACACACTTCGGCTAGAAACCAGGGTTTTTATTCCTGAAAATGATCTAAGCTCTAAACCGCAATTAAATTTTGAAAATTTGGGTTTAAAAAGTAAATCTGGATTTAAATTTAAAAATGAATTTCCACCGCTTTATTTTCATTCAAAAGATAGTGCCGAAATTGAAATCCTGGGACAAATAAATATTCAGGGGAATGACAAAATCAAACAACCAAATTTTATAAGTTCTAAAATTGGAGACGGAAAAATCTACCTACACACCACCCCGGAAGCTTTTGGAAATTACTTTCTCCTTAGCGATAATAATTATGAATATGCTGAAAAAATTCTGGCATATATAAATAACGAAAACCCGGTGTTTTTAGATAATTATTATAAAGCAGGGAAAAGTTTCTACTCTTCTCCCCTATATATTCTGTTAAGCGATAACCGATTGAAATGGGCCTATTATTTTCTACTGGCAGGCAGTATCTTATTTATTATTTTTGAAGGGAAAAGAAAACAACGGGCAATTCCGGTTGTAAATCCTTTAAAAAATCAGAGCTACGAATATGCTAAAACTGTAGGTGATCTTTATCTGGAAGAAAAGGAATACCAGGAATTGATCACGAAAAAAATCAATTTATTTTTAGAATATATCAGGACTAATTATAAAATTTCAACTAAAACCATAGACGAAGAATTCCATACCTTACTTGCAGCTAAATCTGGAAACAGTGTGGCTTCAGGAAAGGAACTTTTTAATAAAATGGAAGAATTCTCTAACAATACCACGGCTGGAAAAAGCGAATTTTTTAAACTTTCTGAGGCTATAAACAATTATAAATCAAATTCGAATGGAAAACCACGAAAATAAAGAAACCGAATCGCTTAATTTTGATAGTAGAATTCCCTTAGACGACCTAAAAGAAGCCGTTTCGAGATTAAAAAATCAGCTGTCTAAAGTCATTGTTGGTCAAAACGATTTTGTAGAATTATTAATTGCCGGTTTGCTTTCTAACGGTCACGTTCTAATTGAAGGTGTTCCCGGAGTTGCCAAAACTTTAACCGCTAAATTATTCGCAAAAAGTTTAGATACTAACTTTAGCCGAATTCAATTTACACCAGATCTTATGCCGAGTGATGTTTTAGGAACTTCGGTCTTAAATGCGCAAAAAGGCGAATTTGAATTTAAACCAGGTCCTATTTTTTCCAATATTATTTTAATAGACGAAATTAACCGTGCCCCGGCTAAAACCCAGGCTGCATTGTTTGAAGTGATGGAAGAACGGCAAATCACCATAGACGGTGTTCAACATGATCTTGATGCTCCATTCATGGTTCTCGCCACTCAAAACCCTATTGAGCAGGAAGGAACTTACGCTTTGCCCGAAGCACAATTAGACCGGTTTTTATTTAAAATTCAGGTAGATTACCCCGGTCTAGAAGACGAAGTAGATATTCTAAAAACCCACCACGAACGCAAAGGCTCGCTCCCAATTTCACAAATTGAAGCGGTTTTAAATCCTGAAAATCTAAACGAACTAAAAAACCAGATCCAGGAAATTATCGTCGAAGAAAAACTGATGCATTATATTGCCAGTATTGTGGGTAAAACAAGAAATCATTCTCATATTTATCTTGGTGCTTCTCCCCGGGCATCTATCGCGGTAATGAATGCATCAAAAGCTTTTGCCGCTATTAACGGCAGAGATTTTGTAATTCCGGAAGATATTAAAAAAGCCCTTAATCCTGTTTTAGCTCACCGATTAATTATTAGTCCCGATCGTGAAATGGAAGGAATTACTACCAAAGAAGTAATAGAAATGATCTCGCAATCTGTAGAAATTCCACGTTAGTGCTCAACTTCTTTAAATCCTTATATTTAAACCAACGGTTTTTTTATGCGATATCCGGCATCGCTGTGCTTTTTCTATTTTCTTATTTTATTGACTTTCTTTTCGGAATAACCTGGATCTTAAGCCTCCTGCTTTTATTTTTATTTCTTGCCGATTTGGTGAGTCTTTATAAGAAAAACAAGATAAATGCCGAAAGAATACTTCCGCAGAAATTCTCGAATTCCGATGAAAACGAAGTAGAAATAATTCTGGAAAATAATTACGGATTTTCTGTTAATGCTGAAATTATAGATGAAATTCCCATACAATTTCAGAAGCGGGATTTTTTAAAGAAGCTAAAAATTCCAGCCGGTGCTACTGAAAAGTTCAGCTATTTTTTAAGACCGGTGAAGCGCGGTGAATATTTCTTCGGAAAACTGAATATTTACACGTTTACTAAAATTGGATTGGTAAAAAGAAGGTCAGTTTTTGGGAACAAGCAAATGCTAAAAGTATATCCCTCTTTTATCCAAATGAAAAAACTGGATTTTTTAGCTATAGATAACCGTTTATCCCAATCTGGCTTAAAAAAAATACGCCGAATTGGACATACTATGGAATTTGAGCAAATTAAGGAGTACGTGCCGGGAGACGATGTGCGAACCATAAACTGGAAAGCCACCGCCAAACAAGGTGATCTCATGGTGAATCAGTTTCAGGATGAAAAAGCACAGCCAATTTATTCTATAATAGATACCGGCCGAGTGATGAAAATGCCTTTTAATAGCTTGAGTTTACTTGATTATGCAATTAACAGTAGCCTGGCTTTTTCTAATATCGCACTAAAGAAAAAGGATAAAGTTGGTTTAATTTCTTTTTCATCGAAAATTGAAAGTATCCTAAAGGCAAACGCAAAATTGAGCCAGTTGCAACTAATAATGGAACGCCTGTATAATATCAACACGCAATTCCCAGATTCAGATTTTAGTATGCTTTACAGCAATTTGCGTAAAAAAATTACACAGCGGAGCTTACTATTGTTATACACCAATTTTGAGCATATTTCAGCTTTAAAAAGGCAGCTTCCTTATTTAAAAGCAATTAATAAAAAACATGTTTTAGTCGTGATTTTCTTTGAAAATACCGAGATGGATAAAATTGTAGAAAGTAATCCAGATAATACAACAGATATGGCTCACCAGGTAATTGCAGAAAGCTTTGTGCACGATAAAAAACTAATGGCAGCTGAATTGCGAAAACACGGCATTAATACATTACTCACTAAACCCAAAGATTTAAGTATTAATACCATTAATAAGTACCTGGAAATTAAAGCCCGTGGGATACTCTAAATTCCTGAATTTTCAGCACTTCATTCCTCATCAAAGTTTATTCGTTAGTTGAACAAGCATATTACATTGCAAGTTACTTTTTAGACTAGAAAAGAATGCACTTAAAAGTAAGCATGAAATTAATTTTCCGAAGTAAATTCCAGTCAATTTTAAATAGATAAAATCATATTAAATTTAAATTAGAATAGAAAAAACTAATACATTTGTAGTAACAATAAGGCTTCAATTTTATGACTATTACTCAACTGCATTATGTGTTGGCCGTTGCCGAACATAAAAATTTCACTAAAGCAGCGCAAAAGGTTTTTGTAACCCAGCCTACGCTAAGTATGCAAATACAAAAACTGGAAGAAGAACTGGACGTACAGATCTTTGACAGAACAAAAAAACCTATTCAGCTTACTGAAACGGGACAAAAGATCGTGCAACAAGCCAGGAATATTGTAAATGAAAGTGACCGAATTAAAGATATTGTAGATCAACAAAAAGGTTTTGTAGGCGGCGTTTTTAAATTAGGTGTAATTCCAACGGTTATGCCTACTTTATTACCGATGTTTATTAATAATTTTATCAAAAAATATCCTAAAGTAAAGCTCAAGATAGAAGAGTTAAATACCGAAGCTATTATTGAACGTTTGCGAGAAGGACATTTAGACGCTGCGATTGCTGCTACTCCTTTAGAATTACAGGGAATTAAAGAAAGTGTTCTTTACTATGAGCCTTTTGTAGGTTATATTCCAAATATGCACCGACTCCATAATAATGAAAAGATTGAAGTTAATGATCTTGATATTGATGACATGCTGCTCTTAGAAGACGGGCATTGTTTTAAGGATGGAATTATAAACCTCTGTAAATCTTCCAGAAGTTATGATGAAGACCATTTTCAACTGGAAAGCGGAAGTTTTGAAACTTTAATAAAATTGGCCAATGAAGGTCTTGGAATGACGCTTCTACCCTATTTACACACACTGGATATCAAAGATTCTGAAAAGAAAAATTTAAGAATGTTTAAAGATCCTGTACCCGCGAGAGAGGTTAGTCTTATCTACAACCGCAGCGAATTAAAAATGCAAATTATTGAAGCAATAAGAAGTACCATAGCTGGTGTAGTTAAAGGAGCTATTGCTTTTCATAATGTAAATATTATAAGCCCTTTAAACAAGAAAAAAGAGTTTCAGGAATAATGAGAATCAGTGAGATTCAATAAAAAAAGCGGCCCGAAAGCCGCTTTTTTTTATGTATTTAAAAGAATTAAACATTGGTTAAGTTCCGGATTTTGGCGTGTTAAGGCTATTATCCAGATACGAAGTTCCTCTATCTCATGAGGTAAAAGTCGCTGAAGTGCTTTTTTCACTTCTCTGCAAAACAGGCTTGGATCAAAACTGACTTTATCAAGAACAGTTTTGGTGTATTCAAACATCGCTCGCGCCATAATTTGAAGGATTTAAATTAGAAGTTAGTTTATAAAAAGAGTAGAGATTTATAATAGGCTATAGTGTTTTTTAAAACCTCCTAAATATACTAAAATATTCTCGATCCATTTATAATTCACAACTGTTTAACACATCTAAAATCTGCGATCTCCACTAATCACATCTCCCAAACCGCCAAGGATGCTTCCTTCCCCTTTATCTTTGCCTCCACCCTGAGGTGCCGCCTGCCAAATTCGGTTCGCCAATCGGCTAAAAGGTAGGGATTGCACGTACACGGTTCCCGGGCCGGTAAGTGTTGCGAAAAATAATCCTTCACCACCAAAAATGGTATTTTTTATTCCACCTACAAATTCAATATCATAATTTATATCCTGGGTAAACCCAATAATACAACCTGTATCAATTTTCAATTTTTCTCCGGGAGATAATTCTTTTCTAGCCATAGTACCGCCGGCGTGAACAAAAGCCATCCCATCACCTTCCAGCTTTTGCATAATAAAGCCTTCACCACCAAAAAATCCGCGGCCTAGTTTTCTACTAAATTCCATCCCAACTGAAACCCCCTTCGCCGCACACAAAAAAGCATCTTTCTGGCAAATAAATTTGTTGCCATAACGGGTAAGATCTATAGGAATAATTTTACCGGGATAAGGTGAAGCAAAACTAATACGCTTTTTCCCCTGAATTTCATTGCTGAAAATTGTCATAAAAAGGCTTTCCCCGGTAAGTAAACGTTTTCCGGCTCCCAAAACTCTACCCAGAAAACCTTCATTTTCTTTAGAACCATCGCCAAAAATTGTGTCCATTCTAATCCCGTCATCCATCATCATAAAATTGCCTGCTTCAGCAATTACGGCTTCCTTAGGGTCTAGTTCCAATTCTACATATTGCATCTCTTCCCCAAATATCTGGTAATCTATTTCATGTGCATTCATAATTTTTGTTTTGCTCTTATGGTCCATTCAAATTCAAAAACGGCTACCTGCTCGCCGGTTTCGTTTATTCCGGTAGATTTCATCCAAAAGGTTTGTCCTTCTCCGGTTGTAAGAGTTTCTTTTATAGCTTCATCTATTAAATGACCATCGTAACAATAAAAGCTGATCTTTCCTGTAGCTTTTTTGGTGAATTTAGCACGGTTTTGAGCCACTAACATAGAAATCTTTCTATTACATTTCTGAATTTTCCCCATCACTAAAGCTCCGGTACTTAATTCTGCTGCCATAGCCTGCACGGCAAAATACATACTTTTAAAAGGATTCTGATTAATCCAGGTATGCTTTACAGTAACCTTACAGGTATTTTCTTCAAATTCGTTTACCCGAACGCCGCAAAGCCAGGCGCTAGGTAGTTTTAGCATTAGAAATTTATTGAGTTTGCTTTTATTTAATGTCATTATAAAGGGTTTGTTTTTATTAAATGTATTCAATTTAATTAATATGACTTCAGAAATTATTTCATAAAAATATGTTAAATTTTAGTACTATGCTTTGCAAAATACCTTCTTTTAGATATATATTTGTAATATAAATTATTAGGTTATGAACTCAAATATAGTAAAAGAAGAAAAAACACTGGCCACGATCTTACATTTATCGGTCTTTAGCAAGTTTATTATTCCATTTGGGAATTTTATTTTTCCGCTAATATTATGGCTTACTAAAAAGGAAAAACCATTTATAGATGATCACGGCAGAAGAGCAATTAATTTCCAGATTAGTCTCTTTTTATATACCGTTTTGATAGTGGCTACAGGAATTGCTATTATTCTTTTCCAGGCAATACGTTTAGATGCGCAGTTTCCTTTTGTAATAGGACCCGATCAATTTTATATAGACGAAATGGGACAGGCTATTTCTATAGTCATCACTATTACTGTATTTGCCATTCTACTCTCTGCCTTATTTATTCTTGAACTTTTTGCAGTAATAAGCGCGAGTATAAAAGCCAGTAATGGAGAAAATTACTCTTTTCCTTTAAGTATTAATTTTATTGGAAAAAATTCAGATCATCATCATATTAACCATCAACAATCAAAAAATGAACAGTTTAACAACCCTCAAAATCAAACGCTATGAAGATAGAAAACACCAAGGCT contains the following coding sequences:
- a CDS encoding DUF4350 domain-containing protein; amino-acid sequence: MGKTSKLFFGFFLLLVIFLTYLEATEPEPVNWTPSYMSDDKIPLGSFVFYESWKNTENYEFEEINIPPFEKLADSLGNGTYFFLNNSVGFDPDELDKILEWVADGNQLFISARGISAGLLDTLRLETRVFIPENDLSSKPQLNFENLGLKSKSGFKFKNEFPPLYFHSKDSAEIEILGQINIQGNDKIKQPNFISSKIGDGKIYLHTTPEAFGNYFLLSDNNYEYAEKILAYINNENPVFLDNYYKAGKSFYSSPLYILLSDNRLKWAYYFLLAGSILFIIFEGKRKQRAIPVVNPLKNQSYEYAKTVGDLYLEEKEYQELITKKINLFLEYIRTNYKISTKTIDEEFHTLLAAKSGNSVASGKELFNKMEEFSNNTTAGKSEFFKLSEAINNYKSNSNGKPRK
- a CDS encoding MoxR family ATPase; its protein translation is MENHENKETESLNFDSRIPLDDLKEAVSRLKNQLSKVIVGQNDFVELLIAGLLSNGHVLIEGVPGVAKTLTAKLFAKSLDTNFSRIQFTPDLMPSDVLGTSVLNAQKGEFEFKPGPIFSNIILIDEINRAPAKTQAALFEVMEERQITIDGVQHDLDAPFMVLATQNPIEQEGTYALPEAQLDRFLFKIQVDYPGLEDEVDILKTHHERKGSLPISQIEAVLNPENLNELKNQIQEIIVEEKLMHYIASIVGKTRNHSHIYLGASPRASIAVMNASKAFAAINGRDFVIPEDIKKALNPVLAHRLIISPDREMEGITTKEVIEMISQSVEIPR
- a CDS encoding DUF58 domain-containing protein, producing the protein MAVLFLFSYFIDFLFGITWILSLLLLFLFLADLVSLYKKNKINAERILPQKFSNSDENEVEIILENNYGFSVNAEIIDEIPIQFQKRDFLKKLKIPAGATEKFSYFLRPVKRGEYFFGKLNIYTFTKIGLVKRRSVFGNKQMLKVYPSFIQMKKLDFLAIDNRLSQSGLKKIRRIGHTMEFEQIKEYVPGDDVRTINWKATAKQGDLMVNQFQDEKAQPIYSIIDTGRVMKMPFNSLSLLDYAINSSLAFSNIALKKKDKVGLISFSSKIESILKANAKLSQLQLIMERLYNINTQFPDSDFSMLYSNLRKKITQRSLLLLYTNFEHISALKRQLPYLKAINKKHVLVVIFFENTEMDKIVESNPDNTTDMAHQVIAESFVHDKKLMAAELRKHGINTLLTKPKDLSINTINKYLEIKARGIL
- a CDS encoding LysR family transcriptional regulator, whose translation is MTITQLHYVLAVAEHKNFTKAAQKVFVTQPTLSMQIQKLEEELDVQIFDRTKKPIQLTETGQKIVQQARNIVNESDRIKDIVDQQKGFVGGVFKLGVIPTVMPTLLPMFINNFIKKYPKVKLKIEELNTEAIIERLREGHLDAAIAATPLELQGIKESVLYYEPFVGYIPNMHRLHNNEKIEVNDLDIDDMLLLEDGHCFKDGIINLCKSSRSYDEDHFQLESGSFETLIKLANEGLGMTLLPYLHTLDIKDSEKKNLRMFKDPVPAREVSLIYNRSELKMQIIEAIRSTIAGVVKGAIAFHNVNIISPLNKKKEFQE
- a CDS encoding TIGR00266 family protein, yielding MNAHEIDYQIFGEEMQYVELELDPKEAVIAEAGNFMMMDDGIRMDTIFGDGSKENEGFLGRVLGAGKRLLTGESLFMTIFSNEIQGKKRISFASPYPGKIIPIDLTRYGNKFICQKDAFLCAAKGVSVGMEFSRKLGRGFFGGEGFIMQKLEGDGMAFVHAGGTMARKELSPGEKLKIDTGCIIGFTQDINYDIEFVGGIKNTIFGGEGLFFATLTGPGTVYVQSLPFSRLANRIWQAAPQGGGKDKGEGSILGGLGDVISGDRRF
- a CDS encoding DUF4442 domain-containing protein; this encodes MTLNKSKLNKFLMLKLPSAWLCGVRVNEFEENTCKVTVKHTWINQNPFKSMYFAVQAMAAELSTGALVMGKIQKCNRKISMLVAQNRAKFTKKATGKISFYCYDGHLIDEAIKETLTTGEGQTFWMKSTGINETGEQVAVFEFEWTIRAKQKL
- a CDS encoding DUF4870 domain-containing protein, with amino-acid sequence MNSNIVKEEKTLATILHLSVFSKFIIPFGNFIFPLILWLTKKEKPFIDDHGRRAINFQISLFLYTVLIVATGIAIILFQAIRLDAQFPFVIGPDQFYIDEMGQAISIVITITVFAILLSALFILELFAVISASIKASNGENYSFPLSINFIGKNSDHHHINHQQSKNEQFNNPQNQTL